A section of the Bombus fervidus isolate BK054 chromosome 9, iyBomFerv1, whole genome shotgun sequence genome encodes:
- the Eca gene encoding transmembrane p24 trafficking protein eclair, translating to MLRYGGIFFIFLCVFKYGTGLYFHIAETERKCFIEEIPDETTVLVHYKVELYDPRTGGFAPSTTGIGMHVEVRDPDDKMILSRVYSSEGRISFTSHTPGEHVICLYSNSTSWFSGAQLRVHLDIQVGEHTIDYANTAQKEKFTELQLRIRQLLDQVEQITKEQNYQRYREERFRQTSESTHYRVFWWSLAQSAILLLMGAWQIRHLKSFFEAKKLV from the exons ATGTTAAGATACGGCGgtatattctttatattcttATGCGTTTTCAAATATGGTACTGGACTTTATTTTCACATCGCCGAGACTGAAAGGAAGTGTTTCATCGAGGAAATTCCAGATGAAACGACCGTTTTAG TACATTACAAAGTTGAGTTGTATGATCCGAGAACGGGTGGATTTGCTCCGAGCACTACCGGAATAGGAATGCACGTGGAAGTTAGGGATCCAGACGATAAAATGATTCTCTCCAGAGTGTACAGTTCAGAGGGAAGAATTTCGTTTACTTCTCATACGCCTGGCGAACATGTGATTTGTTTGTATTCCAATAGCACTTCTTGGTTCAGCGGTGCCCAACTG agAGTACACTTGGACATTCAAGTCGGAGAACATACTATCGATTATGCCAATACAGCTCAGAAGGAAAAGTTCACCGAGTTGCAGTTGAGGATACGTCAGCTTCTCGATCAAGTGGAACAAATAACAAAGGAACAAAATTATCAAAGG TATCGCGAAGAACGTTTCAGACAAACGTCTGAAAGTACGCATTATCGGGTGTTCTGGTGGTCCCTCGCTCAATCTGCTATTTTATTGCTCATGGGTGCATGGCAAATCAGACATTTGAAGAGTTTCTTCGAAGCAAAGAAACTAGTATAA
- the Ddrgk1 gene encoding DDRGK domain containing 1 isoform X2, whose amino-acid sequence MQATVSHQIEEDDDGSGNEANDEADEKPPMPDFKMGAKKRAKLAAKSEKRAQREIVEREREERKKREQLLQEERDKQSEKERAEELRREEAEKKAREEKEKKEYEEYLKMKQAFSIEEEGYNNQYDEEDEQNLLEEFVLYIKRNKVVILEDLAACFGLKTSSVVERIQDLQAHGNLTGVIDDRGKFIYISQEELEAVAKFVRQRGRVSITELAENSNRLINLNPGKQPSIVEAR is encoded by the coding sequence ATGCAAGCGACTGTCAGTCACCAAATTGAGGAAGATGACGATGGATCTGGAAACGAAGCTAACGACGAAGCAGATGAGAAACCGCCCATGCCTGATTTCAAAATGGGTGCGAAGAAAAGGGCCAAGTTGGCAGCCAAATCGGAGAAAAGGGCGCAAAGAGAAATTGtcgaaagggaaagagaagaacGTAAGAAAAGAGAACAACTTCTTCAAGAAGAAAGAGATAAACAATCTGAAAAAGAAAGGGCAGAAGAATTAAGACGAGAGGAGGCGGAAAAGAAAGCCAgggaggagaaagaaaagaaagaatacgaagaatatttaaaaatgaaacaagcGTTTAGCATAGAAGAAGAGGGCTATAATAATCAGTATGACGAAGAAGacgaacaaaatttattagaagaatTTGTTCTATACATTAAGCGAAACAAAGTAGTAATTCTAGAAGATTTGGCAGCGTGCTTTGGTTTAAAAACATCAAGCGTAGTAGAAAGAATTCAGGATCTGCAGGCGCATGGAAATTTGACTGGAGTTATCGACGATAGagggaaatttatttacatatctcAGGAGGAGCTGGAAGCTGTGGCAAAATTTGTCAGACAACGTGGTAGAGTCAGCATTACCGAACTAGCAGAAAATTCAAATCGTTTGATTAATTTGAATCCAGGAAAACAACCTAGCATAGTGGAAGCTAGATAA
- the Ddrgk1 gene encoding DDRGK domain containing 1 isoform X1: MDVTLLASFAVLIIALIIGVTVFSSKKAKKKQANVAERVAQGRPIRRAIGQRVGRRRMQATVSHQIEEDDDGSGNEANDEADEKPPMPDFKMGAKKRAKLAAKSEKRAQREIVEREREERKKREQLLQEERDKQSEKERAEELRREEAEKKAREEKEKKEYEEYLKMKQAFSIEEEGYNNQYDEEDEQNLLEEFVLYIKRNKVVILEDLAACFGLKTSSVVERIQDLQAHGNLTGVIDDRGKFIYISQEELEAVAKFVRQRGRVSITELAENSNRLINLNPGKQPSIVEAR, encoded by the exons atggaCGTTACGTTGTTAGCTTCTTTCGCTGTTTTAATTATTGCACTGATTATCGGCGTTACTGTATTTTCCAGTAAAAAAG CAAAGAAAAAACAAGCAAATGTAGCCGAAAGAGTTGCACAAGGTAGACCAATAAGGCGAGCAATTGGTCAAAGAGTTGGTAGACGTCGTATGCAAGCGACTGTCAGTCACCAAATTGAGGAAGATGACGATGGATCTGGAAACGAAGCTAACGACGAAGCAGATGAGAAACCGCCCATGCCTGATTTCAAAATGGGTGCGAAGAAAAGGGCCAAGTTGGCAGCCAAATCGGAGAAAAGGGCGCAAAGAGAAATTGtcgaaagggaaagagaagaacGTAAGAAAAGAGAACAACTTCTTCAAGAAGAAAGAGATAAACAATCTGAAAAAGAAAGGGCAGAAGAATTAAGACGAGAGGAGGCGGAAAAGAAAGCCAgggaggagaaagaaaagaaagaatacgaagaatatttaaaaatgaaacaagcGTTTAGCATAGAAGAAGAGGGCTATAATAATCAGTATGACGAAGAAGacgaacaaaatttattagaagaatTTGTTCTATACATTAAGCGAAACAAAGTAGTAATTCTAGAAGATTTGGCAGCGTGCTTTGGTTTAAAAACATCAAGCGTAGTAGAAAGAATTCAGGATCTGCAGGCGCATGGAAATTTGACTGGAGTTATCGACGATAGagggaaatttatttacatatctcAGGAGGAGCTGGAAGCTGTGGCAAAATTTGTCAGACAACGTGGTAGAGTCAGCATTACCGAACTAGCAGAAAATTCAAATCGTTTGATTAATTTGAATCCAGGAAAACAACCTAGCATAGTGGAAGCTAGATAA